GGAGTTATAAGATTGGTTTCACATGTTTTTGTTAAAGAACTTTGACCTTTACCTGAGGAGGAATCATAGCAGGAGGTCCTTGGCCATAGAAGAGTTGTTGACCCATTGGTGGACCACCTGGTGGATACATTGGCATCCTTGGGCCAACCGCAGGTACTGGCCTCATCTGTGAAAATTGAGCCTAAAATGCAAGAAAGTGAAAATTGAGTACACAATGAGAATAGGATATCGTCAACTCTTGTTTAAGGTTATAACATAAACATACCTGTAACCTAGCTTTGCGGTCTTCTTTCCTCTGTGCAAGAGCGACATAGAGAGGCTTTGAGACAATCATTTTACCATTCATCTCCGCAATCTGAACCCCAAGGAAAAGTTAAAACATTGAGATCACTGTAAAATTCAACATTTCTTCTTTATATGGTAGTTACTTACAGCTCTAGATGCTTCCTCAGGAGTTGAGAATGCCACAAATCCAGATCCTCTACTCACTCCAGTAGGGTCACGCATCACCTGCCACATTCAAAATGTAATAAAGTTTTAATCTAAATCAGCTGAAGATATAAAGAAGCACAGTGACAGACCTTGCATGATGTAATAGTTCCAAAGGGAGCAAAATGTTCTTTGAGCTTCTCATCTGTGACAGACTCATCCAAGTTCTTAACATACAAGTTGGACCCCTGAGACTTGTCTGCAGCCTCCTTTAAACTCTGCTCATACTTTTGTTTGAGTTCGTTTTCCCTCTCTGACTTCTTCTGAGCTCTTCCGACAAACCACTCCTTGTCGTCAAAGGTCTTTCCATTGAGAGCCTCAACAGCTTTGGCTGCGTCTTCTGCATTCTCGAAATTGACAAATCCAAAGCCTTTAGACTTGCCTTCCCCATCTCTCATGATAACGCAGCTAGTCGTCACTCCAAACTCTCCAAACACTTTCTTCAGCTCCTCGTCACTCATGGACTCCGAGAGGTTTTTGACATAGACATTGTTGAACTTCACCTTCTCACCAGAAGGATCTCTCTGCTGCTTGTGAACAAAGGGTCCAACGTACACTTGCTTGTCGTTGAGAAGCATCCCATTCAACTGCTCAATGGCTCTCTGCGCTGCTTCCTCAGTGTCGTACTGCACAAAGCCGTAGCCTTTTGACTGGCCAGAGGGATCAACAGCCACTTTGCAAGACAGGATAGGACCAAAGGCAGAGAATGTCTCGTGGAGTGCTTTGTGATCGATTGATTTGTCAAGATTCTGAGACATGGAAACAAACAAATgtcaaatattaaatcaaacacTGCACTGCAAGTACAAATATGTATAAGGATATAAGGGAGATTACCTTGATAAATATGTTACCAAGTCCGCTTTTACGGACACTTGGATCACGAACAGAGTACATAACTCTAATAGCCCTTCCATTGAGAGGCATGAAGTTCATATCATTCAGTGCCCTTGTAGCTGTCACCAACCAGAAAACACAAGGAGAATCATTAACACATACAAATCATTAATGGAgtctaaatataattttcttgcAGCTCACAAGTACAAACAAATCATTAAAACATGAACAATAACACAATCTTAAGCAATGATTTGTTTAgcaaataaaaagtaatattattagttttgcCAAGAACACAAATGTTATATTGTTATCAATTTTAAAACCACTCTACAACCTAAAAATggtttcacatttttattatatagtttccAAACTGTCAGAACATGAATGATACCACAATCTTAAGCAATGATTTTGTTTAGTCAATCAAAAGTACATATTATTAGTTTTGCCAAGAACACAAATGTCACATTGTTGTCAACCTAAGGGTTTcagattttaattatatagtttcCAAATTCAGATTAACATACCATCTCTCACTATGCCCTATCCTCCAACACAGATCTAACAAGTATGATTACAATTTATAACACATCAATGCAGACTATAAAACAAGTAAATCTAAATTCaattttatctaattttaatgCAACATGAACCAACCAAACAATCTTAGATTTGACCATTAAAGACAGTTACCATCTTGAGGAGTGGCGTAGTTAACGTATCCGTAACCAAGAGATCTCCTTGTCGTCATGTCTCTACAGACACGAACAGAAACCACCTGACCGGATTGTCCAAACGCCTCGAACAGCTGCGAATCCGTCACGGTCTGGTCTAGATCTCCGACGTACAGAGACGTCGTCCCCTGCTGCGCCGCCGCTCCGACCGCTGCGGCGGCGGAAACACCGGAAACCGCCACTCCACCGTTGGCATTCTGACCCTGATGCTGAATCTGCGCCATTTTTTCAAGAAATTACTCTTAAATTTCCTCTCTCCGAATCAGCTTAAGCCAAGAAGAACACAGAAGATTTCTCAGCACCGGAGAATAAAAAATGGATCTTTATCCGGCGGCGGCGAGAGATGTGCAGTGATGAGCTTTGATAAGAGGGAGAGAGGAGAGTGACCTTATCTCTCAAAAGACAAAGCTCAAATGAAAGAAACTGCAAAGAGGAAAGGCTGCAACGAGGTTTCCGTGTTTTATATATGGAAGGCTACACACACCAAACCCTAGTAGCTTTGATGGAAATTGAGAGATCTCAGCCGTTGGTTTTTATTCTTTCGTGTCGTGTTCTGGGTCCCACTGATGATGCTTGTTTCcgtatttggttttattttattttgaaaaaacaaaatgtgatttttttttttggttaaagtaAATAATGTTCTGATTCTGTGagtatttttaatgttttaacgTAATCTATAGTCATAATTTCAGACAAGAGAGGATTAAATGAGagatttgatccaaaaaaaagaggattaaatgagagaaataaaaaaaccgtttaaagtttataaatttataaaatgtattgtTCCGACATGTTTAAATTGTCTACACAAACATGTActgtttttttacaaaaaaaaaaacatgtactgtaaagtttttataaaaaaaaaaacatgtaatgCATCGAAACACAATTTACAAAACCCAATTGATCAGTGCTAAACCGGTTAACATATTGGGTACTGCATAGAAATGGGCCAAGAACTGTAAACCGGTTTCTTGAAAGGTATAAATGATCTGGACTGAATATCTATGGCTACCCAATTGATCAATGCTAAACTAATCTGAGCATATCTAATTTCATGAGGGCTTTCTGTGTAATGGAATCATGCAtcttgttgttcaaaaaaaaaggaatcatACATCTTACACCACGTTCTCTATGATTTACTTTAGTTGTAAGAATGCATGTTAACTTTTATTGTGGATCTGAACAGGATCTATGTATCCTTAAGCGGATTGAGTCACCATGCCATATTGATTAGGTTGTTGAAATGGGATTACGACATCTTTCATATGGTGGGAAGTTTTTGGGATACGAAGCTTTTGTTTCTAGTAAAGTGGGCACGCCGAGACGGTAAGGTTGCTCCTTCCGTACCTCCACACTTATTATTCTGTAGATTTGGACATCTatgcatctatcttattaaagtagaagtactttaaacttttgtttggtaatagggataggagttttaaaaaattaaactttgtttggtaacaaagatagtagagaattttgtattttccttatttaaatgatggatttaagtatttaatgttttttccttatttaaataatagattcctttaatagaatgaatcttaaccaaaataaatttctttataattttttttgttaacattaaatatttttcaatacttattaataaaaataataaaataaaaatcacacatcaaaatcaatttatatatcatataaataaaatataaatattttatttataaattgttagtataacacttttataatataagtccaattagttataaatattagatttttatatgatacactgtgatataatagacgactaaaatcatataatataattatttaaagtaataaataaattttttgttttaaaatgttatactaacaattatgtaatacatattaatttatatatatatatatagatattatcattagaacaaagaaaatatttgaagtgaa
The Raphanus sativus cultivar WK10039 chromosome 1, ASM80110v3, whole genome shotgun sequence DNA segment above includes these coding regions:
- the LOC108809672 gene encoding polyadenylate-binding protein 8, which translates into the protein MAQIQHQGQNANGGVAVSGVSAAAAVGAAAQQGTTSLYVGDLDQTVTDSQLFEAFGQSGQVVSVRVCRDMTTRRSLGYGYVNYATPQDATRALNDMNFMPLNGRAIRVMYSVRDPSVRKSGLGNIFIKNLDKSIDHKALHETFSAFGPILSCKVAVDPSGQSKGYGFVQYDTEEAAQRAIEQLNGMLLNDKQVYVGPFVHKQQRDPSGEKVKFNNVYVKNLSESMSDEELKKVFGEFGVTTSCVIMRDGEGKSKGFGFVNFENAEDAAKAVEALNGKTFDDKEWFVGRAQKKSERENELKQKYEQSLKEAADKSQGSNLYVKNLDESVTDEKLKEHFAPFGTITSCKVMRDPTGVSRGSGFVAFSTPEEASRAIAEMNGKMIVSKPLYVALAQRKEDRKARLQAQFSQMRPVPAVGPRMPMYPPGGPPMGQQLFYGQGPPAMIPPQPGYGYQQQLVPGMRPGGAPMPNFFMPMMQQGQQQQQQQRPGGGRRGGALPQPQQPSPMMQPQQMHPRGRMYRYPQRDVNPMPGLTPNMLSVPYDVSGGAHLRDSPAASQPVPIGALATSLANAAPEHQRTMLGENLYPLVEQLEPESAAKVTGMLLEMDQTEVLHLLESPDALKAKVAEAMDVLRSVAQQQQAGGAADQLASLSLGDN